A region of the Candidatus Latescibacter sp. genome:
AAATCCTTTTTTATAAATAATCCGGGTTAACGGCTTTATAGAATGGAGGAGAGTATCAACTATATCAAAAAGGGGGGGGACAACTTGAGATTGAGAAATATTTGTTGTAAAACAGCAGTTTATTTTTTAATGATATCAGCTATTTCATTTTGTTCCGCCGTAACCCACGAAGCACATGCTGCAACAATCACTGTCAATGATTTCACAAGCACTGCGGTCCAAACTGCGATAAACTCAGCAAGCGCGGGAGACATAATCTATCTCCCGGGTGGAACATATAATTTCACGGGTACAGTTACTGTAAATAAAGCTGTTACAATTAAAGGCGCGGCAGAACTCCATAATCTGTGTGTAGTCGAGTATGGTCCTTATATCACTTCCAATGTCCCTCCCAATTGGAATGGGACTCCGTCCGATTGTTATGCCAACACTGATGCGATACGATTGTTCAGTGTAACAAATTCAGATGGAGTGATTTTTGAAAACCTGAAGATTAGGGGCAGAACAACCTCAAGCACAGGAAGCAATCATGATATATATGTCAACGGTTATAACAAGGTAACCATTAAAGGCTGCGAATTGGCGTACTCTGAAAGAGCGGTCTATCTGATAAGTTCATTTAATAATCTTATCAAAGGGAACTACATACACCATAACAATATAGGCGGTCTGGGTTATGGTGTAAGCATCACCGGCCCCACGATGTTGACCGGCGGCTCACAGGCAACCATCCGTAACAACGAGTTCACGGCAAACAGGCATGATGTTGCCACAAACAGTCCTCAAACCAGTTTCATAATTTATAAGAACTATACCCATGATGACGAAGATGTTGAGCACCAGCCGTGTTTCGAATCCCATGTCCAGGGTCTGAAAACCTTAAGGGGTGTTGTACGCGATAATATTTTTGTAAGGACAAGGCCTTTAGCTTACAAATCCGGCAGCCTTGAGATAAGCGGCAATTATTTCGATTCAACATGCGGGAATTCAGACTGGGCTAATGGCGGTTTCGGATACTCCAATATGATCATTTTCGGCACTCCCGAGCATAATGGAGCATACGTTGAGGGAGCTGAGCTTCATAACATCTATTTCGGCAGCAACATCAATAACAGCGGCAGGACCGAGGTGGTTGTAAGTAATTACTTGTACAATGGGGTGAGAAAACTTGTTACATACAATTTATATCACAATGGAAAATTGTGGGAGGCAACATATACAACATATCCCCCCTTAAAAACCGATCCAAGACCTCTTTTGGGTGAA
Encoded here:
- a CDS encoding FlgD immunoglobulin-like domain containing protein, with product MEESINYIKKGGDNLRLRNICCKTAVYFLMISAISFCSAVTHEAHAATITVNDFTSTAVQTAINSASAGDIIYLPGGTYNFTGTVTVNKAVTIKGAAELHNLCVVEYGPYITSNVPPNWNGTPSDCYANTDAIRLFSVTNSDGVIFENLKIRGRTTSSTGSNHDIYVNGYNKVTIKGCELAYSERAVYLISSFNNLIKGNYIHHNNIGGLGYGVSITGPTMLTGGSQATIRNNEFTANRHDVATNSPQTSFIIYKNYTHDDEDVEHQPCFESHVQGLKTLRGVVRDNIFVRTRPLAYKSGSLEISGNYFDSTCGNSDWANGGFGYSNMIIFGTPEHNGAYVEGAELHNIYFGSNINNSGRTEVVVSNYLYNGVRKLVTYNLYHNGKLWEATYTTYPPLKTDPRPLLGEVYVTQAGTSTRIDKIIKNTWYDLHAMACDPQGADNIARIGIQLRDPNAYSLIPVNTTGEFRPAGNYFIETDGDSVYVRKTEGSSDWTAVADSTQDLYVDTNIFQYFTDGSHRKHFVIRFKVLDNAIPVEWIINGYAMDAEGNLPHSQAYNTQEGWYLTVGDGSLGSLGVTEEFAPGLFKIASVYPNPFNPSTTIALGLPRDGHVIISIYNVNGQKVRELANSNMFAGKHSFIWDGRDSSGQVISAGVYFTRAEMGGSVATKKMLFLK